The Nitrospira sp. genome window below encodes:
- a CDS encoding carbonic anhydrase family protein gives MDTLSPAVADSLLPHRDLARMVIRIMMLTLALSVPGCAYAGETGHSSWGYDGDRGPLHWGKLGPESSLCEKGMNQSPIDLLRTRKTTLDDIQFSYRDAPFHVVNNGHTLQEVEPVSETAKSRYPKHGQTVLHFDKDSAIVFDDDLYLLEQFHFHTPSEHTVDQRHYPMELHLVHHNERHEAAVVAVFMEEGKHNPFFETFLEHAPTKVGEIMDDHNHSVNPITLLPERRSYYLYSGSFTTPPCSEGVIWMVMHDTIEVSAEQIQKFRALVGHDNVRPTQPLHKRFVLETNFANATTATTATK, from the coding sequence ATGGATACACTGAGTCCAGCAGTCGCAGATAGCCTGTTGCCCCACAGAGACTTGGCGAGGATGGTGATTCGGATCATGATGCTAACGCTCGCGTTGTCGGTGCCGGGGTGCGCGTATGCGGGAGAGACAGGGCACAGCTCATGGGGCTATGACGGGGATCGTGGACCGCTTCATTGGGGCAAGCTCGGGCCGGAATCCTCTCTCTGTGAAAAAGGCATGAACCAGTCACCGATCGATCTGTTGCGCACCCGCAAGACGACACTCGACGACATTCAGTTTTCTTATAGAGACGCTCCCTTCCATGTGGTCAACAACGGGCATACACTACAAGAAGTGGAACCGGTTTCAGAAACGGCCAAGTCCCGTTATCCCAAGCACGGCCAGACGGTGCTCCATTTTGACAAGGACAGCGCTATCGTATTTGATGATGACCTCTACTTGCTTGAACAATTTCATTTCCATACTCCGAGTGAACACACGGTCGATCAGAGACATTACCCGATGGAACTGCATCTGGTGCATCACAACGAGCGACATGAAGCGGCGGTGGTTGCCGTCTTCATGGAGGAGGGGAAACACAATCCGTTTTTCGAGACATTTTTAGAGCATGCTCCTACCAAGGTCGGGGAAATCATGGATGACCACAACCATTCCGTCAATCCGATAACTCTCTTACCCGAACGGCGCTCCTACTACCTATACTCGGGATCCTTCACCACTCCACCATGCTCCGAAGGGGTCATTTGGATGGTCATGCACGATACCATCGAAGTCTCCGCTGAACAGATCCAGAAGTTCCGCGCGCTCGTGGGACATGATAATGTGCGACCGACGCAACCTTTGCATAAACGCTTCGTGCTGGAGACGAATTTCGCGAATGCAACGACCGCGACGACCGCGACGAAGTAG
- a CDS encoding DUF2490 domain-containing protein has translation MQQVAHHRRRKVAGIISISVLVWSLLLSPVAFAQSPSTFKQDLALWAPVFMTVKLPKSFYAYMEVNPRFFDLDDGGDIGQLLLRPAAGYQLTEKLSIWQGYAWVGNFNVPHTPPQSSFFEENRIYQQANYVHKFQSWNTLSRVRLEERWIEGAAGTAVRLRLMWRGLYPLPIAPEWAFATYDEVFINLNTVEGRRGPEAGFDQNRFFIGINRTFSKRFNMDFGYQNQLGNVRSIPDLANTMNHTILFNFFINL, from the coding sequence ATGCAGCAAGTGGCACATCACCGAAGACGTAAGGTCGCGGGCATCATCAGCATCTCAGTCCTCGTCTGGAGTCTGCTTCTGAGCCCTGTAGCCTTTGCCCAGTCCCCCTCGACATTCAAACAGGACTTAGCCCTGTGGGCACCTGTTTTCATGACGGTGAAGCTTCCCAAGTCGTTTTACGCCTACATGGAAGTCAACCCACGCTTCTTCGATCTCGACGATGGCGGCGACATTGGTCAGCTCTTACTCCGTCCGGCAGCCGGCTATCAGCTGACGGAGAAGCTCTCCATATGGCAAGGTTACGCCTGGGTCGGTAACTTTAATGTGCCGCACACACCACCTCAGTCGTCCTTCTTCGAAGAAAACCGGATCTACCAGCAAGCCAACTATGTGCATAAGTTCCAATCTTGGAACACCCTGAGCCGCGTTCGCCTGGAAGAACGCTGGATCGAGGGTGCAGCCGGTACTGCGGTGCGGCTCCGTCTGATGTGGCGGGGACTGTATCCTTTGCCCATTGCTCCGGAGTGGGCCTTTGCCACCTACGACGAGGTCTTCATCAACCTCAACACGGTCGAAGGTCGTAGAGGACCAGAAGCCGGATTCGATCAAAATCGGTTTTTTATCGGCATCAACCGGACGTTCTCTAAACGGTTCAACATGGACTTCGGTTACCAAAATCAGCTGGGCAACGTCAGGTCGATCCCTGATCTTGCCAACACGATGAACCACACCATCTTATTTAATTTTTTCATCAATCTGTAG
- a CDS encoding DUF4118 domain-containing protein, with product MGKDSEHPPQRPEMRWTPLSPQLGREYGVAIGATFFAFVLRLSLDSYLDDRLAYVAFLVAIAVTTWYGGIGPSVVTVVLGGLIANWVFIHPRSSLTFTDLEDQAGIAVYLTISFALVGFAQTWRWAWKKTEEMTQELRMEMDRHRQAEVGPLHVESTESAPAPQREHSL from the coding sequence ATGGGCAAAGATTCGGAGCACCCGCCGCAGCGGCCAGAAATGAGATGGACCCCGCTCAGCCCGCAGCTGGGTAGAGAGTATGGTGTGGCCATCGGCGCAACGTTTTTTGCGTTTGTTCTGCGCTTGTCTCTTGATTCTTACCTCGACGATCGCTTGGCCTATGTCGCATTCCTCGTGGCTATAGCAGTTACCACGTGGTATGGCGGGATAGGGCCATCGGTCGTGACGGTTGTCTTAGGCGGCCTGATTGCCAATTGGGTCTTCATTCATCCCCGTTCTAGCCTTACCTTTACTGATCTGGAGGATCAAGCCGGGATCGCCGTCTACTTGACGATCAGTTTCGCGCTGGTCGGGTTTGCACAAACCTGGCGGTGGGCTTGGAAGAAAACGGAAGAAATGACACAAGAACTCCGAATGGAAATGGACCGCCATAGGCAGGCCGAAGTCGGCCCCCTGCATGTCGAATCAACGGAATCCGCACCGGCTCCACAACGCGAACACAGCTTGTAA
- a CDS encoding sigma-54 dependent transcriptional regulator, with translation MHTVVFVVDDEQVIRTAIVKRLNRQGHFATGYESGEVLLRELEHKLPELVLLDLRMPGISGLDALKHVRQLAPSALVIMLTAYGTVQDAVEAMKLGAYDFLIKTVDLEGVEEVVNRAIEILKLRRRLESELDGQTNRYHLSNVEAHSRAMKQLLDQVREVAENPKPTVMLLGETGTGKEFLARVIHHNGPRASGPFVGVNCTAIPKELFESELFGYERGAFTGANQRKLGLLEKAEGGTLFLDEIGDLDLTMQAKLLRVIQERSFRRLGGTDDLGADFRLITATNREIKKEVERGAFREDLYFRLNVVSFEIPPLRKRFEDIIPLCRKTIVRFAREFGKPIPELDSEARAMLERYQYPGNIRELENTLERAMIFCSGQTLTANYLPRELHEQVGQTTTSVSQGAERVIRIEMQVGKHTLERIEDSIIEEVLRLADYNKSLAAKQLGLTRFSLDRRLKKLTDTPR, from the coding sequence ATGCACACAGTCGTTTTTGTGGTCGACGACGAACAAGTCATTCGCACGGCCATCGTCAAGCGGCTGAACAGACAAGGACATTTCGCTACCGGCTATGAATCCGGCGAGGTGTTGCTGCGAGAGCTTGAGCACAAGCTCCCTGAGCTTGTGCTGCTCGATCTGAGGATGCCCGGCATCAGCGGTCTTGATGCCCTCAAACACGTGCGTCAACTTGCTCCCTCCGCCCTCGTCATCATGCTGACCGCATATGGGACAGTGCAGGATGCGGTGGAAGCCATGAAATTGGGAGCGTACGATTTCTTGATCAAAACGGTCGATCTGGAAGGAGTGGAGGAGGTCGTCAACCGTGCGATTGAAATCCTAAAATTACGCCGCCGCCTGGAATCGGAACTTGATGGCCAGACCAACCGCTACCATCTGAGTAACGTCGAGGCTCACAGCCGCGCGATGAAACAGTTGCTCGACCAAGTTCGAGAAGTCGCGGAGAATCCAAAACCTACCGTGATGCTGTTGGGCGAGACCGGAACAGGGAAAGAGTTCCTGGCAAGGGTGATCCATCACAATGGGCCGAGGGCGTCGGGTCCCTTCGTGGGGGTCAACTGCACGGCGATTCCCAAGGAGCTCTTTGAAAGTGAATTGTTCGGATACGAACGGGGCGCCTTTACCGGTGCCAACCAGCGCAAGCTGGGCTTGCTCGAAAAGGCGGAAGGCGGCACGCTGTTTCTGGATGAGATTGGGGATCTCGATCTGACGATGCAGGCAAAGCTGCTGCGGGTGATTCAAGAACGATCATTCAGGCGGCTAGGGGGAACTGACGATCTCGGGGCTGATTTCCGCCTCATTACCGCGACGAACAGAGAAATCAAGAAAGAGGTGGAACGAGGAGCCTTTCGCGAAGATCTCTATTTTCGTCTCAATGTCGTCTCATTTGAGATCCCTCCCCTTCGTAAGCGATTCGAAGACATTATTCCTCTCTGTCGGAAAACGATCGTCCGCTTTGCACGGGAATTCGGCAAGCCTATCCCAGAATTGGACTCGGAAGCTCGCGCAATGTTGGAGCGATATCAATATCCCGGGAATATTCGAGAACTGGAAAACACCCTCGAACGAGCCATGATTTTCTGCTCGGGACAAACGCTGACGGCGAACTATCTCCCGCGAGAACTCCATGAACAGGTCGGGCAAACCACCACGTCTGTTTCCCAAGGGGCTGAGCGCGTGATTCGCATTGAAATGCAAGTCGGCAAGCACACGCTGGAGCGAATCGAAGACTCCATCATCGAAGAAGTCTTACGGCTGGCCGACTACAACAAAAGTTTGGCTGCCAAGCAACTGGGCCTCACCCGATTCTCGCTGGACCGACGATTGAAAAAGCTCACGGATACACCACGGTAA
- a CDS encoding ATP-binding protein: MQGRFPRKFLDDLPILPKLLLIPAIPFVSLMLFSMMTYLDVQNFIQGEERLTHLYQRQKTAAQYVRTIADLETAFLGYVISEDDRYLARFQEGRTSVMTMDQELEIQLPAQHARFEDIRALVTKSYLEKEALLQSMQQGNRADAIRYVREGRSREVMREVRKWMEWFDQQQHGMQQQELSRLSYDRTWTRFLILGGGLVTLTLVILALALIAHSIATPLTALSKVVGSTAGQTIPSIPVFDRKDEIGELTTVMKKMSLQIRKDLDEVQQSEATLKKLNAHLSASEGKYRGLVDHAPLGIFMTKGIRVTFSNRYNQQLAGLDPESAADPETFRQRMHPEDRDRVVTTFAEAVAAGRPCEIIFRLLQDDGNIRTVLSQRVPIMEFDSPDVVYVGFNIDITTLDNLQLQLRRAEKLATLGQVAAGIAHELRNPLVGIGSTAKVLLDDFESGDPKRKEVEVILSETRRLDRIVSQIVDYARPRRPAPTGIDLTRLADEVSKMLRLRLEEKHLTIKVTISPMISEFIADRDLLRQVLLNVVDNAIDATPKGGAPIEIIGHELFREERPGLVIQVKDEGVGIPPELLPNVFQPFVTSGKKHGTGLGLAICQNIIESHEGSIYVTSEVGKGTIVGIWLPLEQRTALERV, translated from the coding sequence ATGCAAGGACGTTTTCCTCGGAAGTTCTTAGACGATCTCCCGATCCTTCCCAAGCTGCTTCTCATTCCGGCCATTCCCTTTGTCTCTCTGATGTTATTCAGCATGATGACCTATCTCGATGTTCAGAATTTTATACAGGGTGAAGAACGGCTGACACACCTCTACCAGCGTCAAAAGACGGCAGCCCAATACGTGCGCACTATCGCAGATTTGGAAACCGCATTTCTGGGTTATGTCATCTCTGAGGACGATCGATACCTGGCACGCTTTCAGGAGGGGCGGACAAGCGTCATGACAATGGACCAGGAGCTGGAAATCCAACTTCCCGCACAGCATGCACGCTTCGAGGACATTCGCGCCCTGGTGACGAAGTCGTATTTGGAGAAAGAAGCCTTGCTGCAAAGCATGCAGCAGGGAAATCGCGCCGACGCCATACGGTATGTTCGCGAGGGACGAAGTCGAGAGGTCATGCGTGAGGTTCGGAAATGGATGGAATGGTTTGATCAACAGCAACATGGCATGCAGCAACAGGAGTTGTCTCGATTGAGCTACGATCGAACGTGGACACGCTTTCTCATTCTCGGCGGCGGATTGGTGACGCTCACCCTCGTCATCCTCGCACTGGCGCTCATTGCCCATTCCATCGCCACTCCATTAACGGCCTTATCGAAGGTCGTCGGTTCCACGGCCGGCCAGACCATTCCCTCCATTCCTGTCTTTGACCGCAAAGACGAAATCGGAGAGCTCACCACCGTGATGAAAAAGATGAGCTTACAGATCCGCAAAGATCTCGACGAAGTCCAGCAGTCGGAAGCCACCCTCAAGAAGCTGAATGCACACTTGTCCGCATCCGAGGGGAAGTATCGAGGTCTCGTGGATCACGCACCGCTCGGCATCTTTATGACAAAAGGAATCAGAGTCACGTTCAGCAATCGTTACAATCAGCAGTTGGCGGGGCTGGACCCTGAATCCGCTGCCGATCCCGAGACATTCCGCCAACGGATGCATCCTGAAGATCGCGACCGCGTTGTCACGACGTTTGCAGAAGCCGTCGCCGCGGGGAGACCCTGTGAAATCATTTTCCGCTTACTTCAGGATGACGGCAATATCCGAACGGTTTTAAGTCAACGTGTGCCCATCATGGAGTTTGACAGTCCCGATGTCGTCTATGTGGGCTTTAATATCGACATTACGACCCTCGACAATCTCCAATTGCAATTGCGGCGAGCGGAAAAGTTGGCGACGTTGGGACAAGTTGCGGCCGGCATCGCCCATGAGCTCAGGAATCCGCTGGTGGGCATCGGTTCGACCGCCAAGGTGTTGTTGGACGACTTCGAATCCGGCGATCCGAAGCGAAAGGAAGTCGAAGTGATCTTGTCGGAGACTCGGCGATTGGATCGAATCGTTAGCCAGATCGTGGACTATGCACGGCCGCGCCGCCCTGCACCGACAGGCATCGATCTTACCCGACTCGCCGATGAGGTCTCCAAGATGTTGAGGCTCCGGTTGGAGGAGAAGCACCTCACGATCAAGGTCACTATTTCACCCATGATCAGCGAATTCATCGCCGATCGAGACCTCCTGAGACAGGTTCTCTTAAATGTCGTGGACAACGCAATTGATGCTACTCCGAAGGGTGGCGCTCCCATCGAGATCATCGGGCACGAGTTATTCCGGGAAGAGAGGCCCGGTTTGGTGATTCAAGTCAAGGACGAAGGTGTGGGAATTCCTCCCGAGTTGCTCCCCAACGTATTTCAACCATTCGTGACGTCCGGAAAAAAGCATGGAACAGGACTGGGGTTGGCTATTTGTCAGAATATCATTGAAAGCCACGAGGGAAGCATCTATGTCACGAGCGAGGTTGGAAAGGGTACGATTGTCGGCATCTGGTTACCGTTGGAGCAACGAACTGCATTGGAAAGGGTTTGA
- a CDS encoding sigma-54 dependent transcriptional regulator — translation MMQASIFVVDDQAAFRNALDKLLSRMQHRVRSFQSGEELLAAVEEDVPDLILLDLKMPGMTGIEVLQALRPKGCDALVILLTAYGTVEDAVEAMKLGAFDFLIKTVDLETLEPVVKRALEHILLKRRVSYTIEHEAHQYQLGNLIAQSPAMRALLVQVREVAQNPNMPILVMGETGTGKEFLARVIHHNSGRAKGPFVRISCTSLSSMRFERDLFGYERGAFAGAERRKLGLLDQAETGTLFFDEIGDLDLVMQGKLLGIVQDRTFRRLGGVEDISGDFRVIASSYRDLKEEVSAGRFREDLFFRLNAMQFVVPPLRSRTEDIVPLAKLFMMKYGLELGKEVTDIDPKAVAMLQQYLFPGNVRELQNIIERAMMLSIGKTLTSSDLPGAH, via the coding sequence ATGATGCAAGCGAGTATTTTCGTCGTCGACGACCAAGCTGCATTTCGCAACGCACTCGACAAACTGCTTTCTCGTATGCAGCACCGGGTTCGGTCGTTTCAATCCGGCGAAGAACTCCTGGCCGCGGTCGAAGAGGATGTGCCGGACTTGATCTTGCTCGACCTGAAGATGCCCGGCATGACCGGGATCGAGGTTCTGCAAGCGCTTCGTCCCAAAGGCTGCGACGCCCTCGTCATCCTGCTGACCGCATATGGAACCGTAGAGGATGCGGTTGAAGCCATGAAGCTCGGGGCATTTGATTTTCTCATTAAAACGGTCGATCTTGAAACACTGGAGCCGGTCGTCAAGCGCGCTCTTGAGCATATTCTGCTGAAGCGGCGAGTATCCTACACCATCGAGCACGAAGCCCATCAATATCAACTGGGCAACTTGATCGCACAGAGCCCGGCGATGAGAGCCTTGCTGGTCCAGGTGCGGGAAGTGGCTCAGAACCCGAATATGCCCATCCTCGTGATGGGAGAAACCGGCACTGGGAAAGAATTCTTAGCGCGCGTCATTCATCATAACAGCGGGCGCGCGAAGGGGCCGTTTGTGAGGATCAGTTGCACCTCTCTTTCCTCCATGCGGTTCGAACGCGACCTGTTCGGGTATGAACGAGGCGCCTTCGCCGGGGCGGAACGGAGGAAGCTCGGTCTGCTGGATCAAGCGGAAACCGGCACGCTGTTTTTCGACGAGATCGGTGATCTCGACCTCGTGATGCAGGGTAAGCTCCTCGGGATCGTACAAGATCGAACGTTTCGCCGTCTCGGCGGCGTCGAGGATATTTCCGGGGACTTCCGCGTGATCGCCTCTTCTTACCGGGATCTTAAGGAGGAAGTGTCGGCAGGGCGTTTTCGAGAGGACCTCTTTTTTCGGCTCAACGCGATGCAATTCGTCGTACCGCCGCTCAGGAGCCGCACCGAGGATATCGTACCCCTGGCCAAGCTCTTCATGATGAAGTATGGGCTGGAACTCGGGAAAGAGGTGACCGATATCGATCCGAAAGCCGTGGCGATGCTTCAACAGTATTTATTTCCTGGCAATGTGAGAGAACTTCAGAACATTATAGAACGGGCGATGATGCTGTCCATCGGCAAGACTTTGACCAGTAGCGACCTCCCGGGAGCGCATTGA